Part of the Thunnus maccoyii chromosome 17, fThuMac1.1, whole genome shotgun sequence genome, TGAAGCTGAGAAGGATCCAGCTGCAGACTCACATCtgtggaggtcaaaggtcacatcaTCACTCCCTTTATCTTCGTTTCTCTGTAAGTTTTATtaaccagatttaaaaacactCACATTTCTCTGCTCAGGTAAAGAAGAAGCTAAAtattctttgttgttgtttgttagATGTGAAAAAATTCTGGTCGTCACGGCAACCAGggtgaaatgtctttttattgtcTCGTTTGTGGGTAAATAAACCGGCGTTCAGGAGGAAGAGGTGAAAACaatctgtcctcctcctcctcctctctgctcgcTCTCTGACGGCTCTTAATTAGCGTTTGTCACCTGACCGGCGCCATGGAAACGCTCGCCATCGGTTAACTGTCATCCATTAACCTCATCAATCTGTGGAAGGAGACATTTTcacttctgtttgtttaataGTAAATCTCATTATTCACTCTGAGAGTGTTTGCAGACAGATTTATGTGGAAGCTGATACATGATTAAACTCTGATTattctttaatattttacatcatttcacATCCTGATGGAGACGATGAAACCAGAACCCCAAAAGATCTGATGGAAGCAAATTACATTCATTCATAACGCGGTAATATTCTGATAATAAAGAAGTAATAAAGTCACATCATGGTAACAACAACGAGTATAATGTAGTAATATGAGGCAGAACTGTTTATTGAGGGTAACAACACAGTAACCTGATGACAACAATAAGGTTACACTggtgaaatattttgattaaaaatgataatatgGTGACATTCATGGGATAATAACCTGATAATTATGTCAactcaagtcaattttatttatataacccaaaatcacaaattagtCTCAGGAGGATTCACAGTCTGAACAACATCCTGTCCTCAGACCCTcaattcaaataataaaaaactccccaaaaaaaccctttaacagggaaaacaTGGAAGAAAGTTCAGGaagaagaacagaggaggaTCCATCTGCAGGACGGACCGACAGGAAATAGAAACAATAGAAGACACATTACAGAACACAGCATTCAACAGGATAACAGCATCATAACGGATTAacaatatatatgaagaatgtgatgaagaggacgCTGAGCAGAATAGGACCTGAATCATgtgacctctgtcaccatggagacctggcaggaggacagacagcggagactcacatcacaccGTCACACACAcgaagaagagacaagaaaacaagacaagacatcagagagagacatgaggcTGAACTCCTGCAGGAACTAGATCCAAAACCTCAGGACATGGCAGGGAAGCAGAGCTGGTCCAGGATGGGTGCTGGTCCAGGATGGGTGCTGGTCCAGGATGGGGTCTGGTCCAGGATGGGTGCTGGTCCAGGATGGGTGCTGGTCCAGGATGGGTGCTGGTCCAGGATGGGGTCTGGTCCAGGATGGGTGCTGGACCAGGATGGGGTCTGGTCCAGGATGGGGTCTGGTCCAGGATGGGTGCTGGTCCAGGATGGGGTCTGGTCCAGGATGGGTGCTGGTCCAGGATGGGGTCTGGTCCAGGATGGGTGCTGGTCCAGGATGGGTGCTGGTCCAGGATGGGGTCTGGTCCAGCAAGAGACTcctgagagacaagagaggacacTTATGTGTTTGTggaacaaataaacagaaaaataaacttagAGAGATACAATGAGAGGCAGAGGGCCAAGAAGTGAGCCCTGAGGTACTCCATATTTAACATCAGAGAATTTAGATGTAAGATTATTACAGAAGACACACTGTGTGGCTGTGAGGCCAGAGACATCAACATTACAATTTAGTCTAATAGTAAACAGTGATCGATGGTGTAAAAgctgcactgagatccagtaacAGAAGCACAGAGATGGAATCTGCATCCAAAACAAGTAGAAGATCATTAACGTCTCTGGTTAGAGCAGATTCAGTGGAGCGACAGACCCCAAGAGCCGATTGAAAAGATTcatataaattattttcttttatatgagTCGACAGAATGGAAGATTAGAGACTGGTGGATAGTTATTAAGAGACCCTGGATCGAGGTGCAGTTAGAGGTTCGACCACAGCCTGAAAGCCTCCGAGGACAACATCAGTCGTAAgtgataaataaacaatatacagCATCGTAAGTCCCAGAAAAAGCCAGAAGTCTGTGATGAAATTGATAAAATTGGACTCATGTATGGAACAGAACCTCTCCATTCAACTAAGgataaattaaatcaattcaAAATAAGAAATAGTTTACATTATAATTCAAATCAGCTGTTTAAAACCAGTTCTTCAGCATCAGAACAGAAGAACTACGAGTATataaactatgaaaataacatgaagatataaaatgaaatgtatgtttCTCTCAGAGGAGTTCTGGATCCTCCAGCTCGTCTCTCCTGGATGTCAGAGAAGATGCAAACAGACAGAACAAAGAGCGAACGCCTgcagtttgttgttgtgatgaTCAGCTGAACTCCGGCTGAACCGAGCCGTCACACTTTAAATAATTCTCTgatcaaacaggaagtgatgagcGGTGAACGCACGTGCATGAATTTATAATGTGGAGCCGAGAAGCAGAAGTTTCACCTGATGgatcacaaacaaacatcaaaatatataaaaagattcagctgcactgtgttcagtgctaatttAGCCAATATTAGCAACACGCTAAACTGACAGTGAAGATGAAACATTATCAACATGTTAGCTTGATCATAGTTAGCATGTTAGCGGCGCTCAGGACTAAACAGGAAGCAACAGTCAGTTCTCTTCTGTCCTCTCTGGACTTCCTGTTTATTCTCTCTGACTTTTACTGTCTGATATGATTGAAGCAGCCAGTTATAAgtcatcaaaagaaaatgtgaattaatgtttgtttccatctgcAACATATTTAATGAATATTAATAGTTTAGCACACCGAAGTAAACAGTTGGTGGCTGATTCTCCTGTCGAGTGTggtaaaacacagaaagaagaagatgtaattaacagattaaacTTCCATGCATGCCTATTTCAGAGcaaaaaacttaaatgaaaatgtctgcaGCTCCTGAACCACAGTGACTATCAgcataaatgaaaacatatcaGTCAGGAAATCCTCCCAACGCTTCACTCGAGGtgatacagaaacacagcagcgGGTATCTGAAGTCAGTGAATCAGGGCCGCCTCCATTTGGCGCCATTTTGGTGCCCCAGGTGAGATTAGGATTTGCTTCAGAGTGGTGCAGGTGGGAGATCAGATgtaacttctccagcagctggaggacaGTTATTGAGTAGATATCAGCCACATGTAGCTGTGAATAGAACAAACTGCTGCAGCCAGTTGCACCAGCTCTAAGTTCAAACTTCGTTATAACATAAATTATTACaaagttgtgatttatgcatcactaaaataatatttatgtgtgtgtttatttgttacTTAGAGTTATGTTGTAACAAGTGATGTTGTACAGCATCATTGTTtcattaattgctgccattttgcaacacagttatccagtagagacctaatttattgatatgtgTTAGTATGACTTTTATCTGACCCTATATACTTTACTGATTTTAGatgttggacatgtgacataaacattccATAATCTGCATGTCATTTTAGGTAATATGATAGAGCCCTTCTTGGGGGgacctttaaatacaaataatgggtttatggtcaagtttggaactgttccagatgtggtatgtAATGATACATAATATGTTGGGAGGTAGCTGTCAACCACTTGATTGGAGGGCTCCCAACTGACCTAGTGCCCATGGAAAacctatgttattcatgtgataagatacagatgtgtaaccctaTATAAGCTATGCACCGACAGTGGTATggtgcccagaccatctttgtacatggaatggacccgatggccatcgtctaataaacgtcttcaaaataagaacttcgccagctcttcctttgaacgatatcatcacacatccttcctttcgATATGATATTTCAGTATTGATCTAGTTTACTACAATGTGCATGGTAACCATGACGATGGAACTCTATCTTTGATAGTGGATTGGCCGCTTGCCTTAGTTACGACTTCACGTCCAAACAGGTTACGCTCCAAGTAACCACGGTGCGACCAATTTTAGTGgctgatttaatttaaaactaatCAGCAGTTTCTAACCCTCGAGTGTCGACTTTACACCCTGATTAAGAAGAGAACTTACACATAGCTGGTGAAACCCAGTgcagaaatctgtttttatgGATATAGTTTTAGCCGTTATTATTGATTTCGGTCGTCTAGGAAGGAGCAGTTATCCAGATAGCTAGTTACTGGTTTCCATTCAGATTCATATCCTTCAGTTTGTAGGGCTGCACAGGGAACCTTCTGATGCAGGGTTCAATTTAACACGGACCTTTTACATAGGCATAACAGGCAATGAAAAAAGAGCAAGAGAAGACAAAAGGCAGGAAACCAGCGATCAAGGCCAAAAGAAGGGTCTTGCGTTGAAAggcaaagaaaaatgaaaggaatCAGTCCTCTGAGGACTGTCtggtgtgtgatgatgatgttgccTCCTCTGTTCCTGGTGAGAAATGGGTGAAGTGTGTCCTCTGTGAGGGTTGGACACATGAGTTGTGCACTGAGGAGTATGAACATTATATTTATCATGAATGTGACAAATAgtaaaactgactgactgaatgagtTTGTGAGTTAGTGACAATCCAGTTATAGAGGTGCTTTGCATCTAAACAAAGACTGATACAAttctaaatgaatgaacaaatcaGTTTACACATAGCAGAGTAAAATTAATCCCCAGCTAAAACCCATCTTAAACAAACACTTCCTGTTCCCTGTATGTAGACTATAGGCCTTTATAAAAATTGTTTAAAAGAAGACTGATAGGACTGTGTTGACCTGTTTTTTATATTGCTAGATAAATAATATTGGTCAGCTGATAAAGGTATTTTTTGTTCCATATGTTGACATTAACTTACTCCATAGGCCAATCCTTATAAACCACATAAATTAGTTAGTGTTTGTCATGTTTGGTCATTTTGACCTTGTTAGTTTTTCAGGTTTGAGGTTTCGTCAATGTTCAACACCCGATCTCTTGTcagtattcatttatattttgacTTGTGGATATACTCCATTTATCTACATCCATCAGTCCATCCCTTTGAATATCCATCGCTGATCTATGGCCTATAGTATATAGATAGAATTATATATAGATAAAAGACTTTTCTAGTGTTACAACTAAACCCGATTACACAATAACAGAAGGTCCTGGAAACTAACCTCAAGTGTTCATTTGCAGCAGAGATGTGTTTGTTGAttgtataaaaacatgattatatttaaatgttttttttaattatttaaccaaaaccaaaatgtgTTAGCTGAGTCTAGCATCATTATCTAGCATTAGCTTTGTTGCTACCTAGCTAGCTGCTTCTACAAATGAAACGTCTTCAcacaaaactgcattttaacattaacatgagACATCATACCTCTATATTAggcttcttttcttcctcctctcttctccgtTTTCTTCCCAGTGCACCTGAATGTTTGGAGcttttcattaataaataaaaagtgaacaTAGATATCTGCGTCTTGacagctgtctgtcagtcagtcacttcTTACAtcctcagctgtctgtgatCAAACGGTAACTCATCCCCCGCTATCAGTGCACACAGTGCAGACCAGAGCAGATGAAAAACTGTGAGGAGCAGGAGTGAAAAGTTTATTTCTTGTTACCTCAAGGCAGAAAATGAGGAAGGGCGCCAACCggtgaatatttatttatttatttgtccttTAAGGGCGACCAGCAGCCACCAGAATGTGGCGCTCTAGGCGACCCACCTGTATGGCCTTTAGCtttacatgaaacatgaaaactttggtcctgctaaaataaaaatgtgtcttcagTCTAATAACATCCTGTTATAACAGTTCGATTTAAGACCCAGATGCACACAGACCAGGAGACACAGGGAGGGTTTAAGGGCCGTTTATTGTAGTTTGAGTTGAAGATGGATCTGATGGCCCAGCGGAGTGCTCTTTGGTTCTGTATGTGGTAAAGAGGCTGAGAATGGAAGAGTGGAGCAGGCAGAGGGCCTGAGGCAGAGCAGACAGGGGATCCAACTGGTAACCAGCAGTGAGGACAAGGCAGACGTGGCAGGTGTACTGGGAGCTGGACTGGTGAACCTGAGGCAGAGAACAGAGTTAGCAGGAggtcagagaaacaaacaaggAGCTTACAAGAAGCTTGGCCGTAGCATCTGTACCACATTAATGACGGAACAACAGGCGGAGTGTGGAGAGATGAACCGGAGCTTCATACTGGTGTGGATGGTGGAGCTGGTGAGTAGATGCAGGTCTGTACCATGAAGCAGGATTTGAGGTtagcgaggtaacttcaggtgTAATTCTGAAGTGGTTCACTTCTCATCGGGgttcatcaccatggtaactgatgcTGAACAGCTGATCAGATCACAACCTGTCGACACTgcgaccactgaccaatcagatcactggaaataAAGAGTCATCACTCCTACAggatcccgacatggacaaaagtcctgagttacaataaagtgaaaagtaaaaaaagatcaatatatatttttatagatcAGCAGAAACGTttacgacactaaacacatattttaatagtttaatagtgATTTTACTCTCTGATTCATGGCTGCAGTCAGAATAACATCAGACAACTGCAGATAAACACCAGAGATCAATAATCCTCACTGTTCATTGGCTCCATGATTAtaaatcatcagtcattaaatacttttacactctttgcttcagcagcagaaacagtctgacgtTACTTTAAGTTtgttatgtgacatattcagatggtttctaaacagtaaaaatacatttttactattatttactTATCACGTTTACATTCACTTGGTTGAATCTGCAGGTTCTTggtttcactgtttcatctcatctcatatgaagaacttcattcatggttctgatgatgtcgctcGTTATTAACaacccgcctctttcacatgaacgagCTCGCAGCTGTTAAACCAGAGTTACTGAGCTGCTTGATAACAGCTTCATAGTTCTGGTTATCTGGACGGTAAATGTTAgactcagtgaagccagataaccAGAAGATATCCTGGATATGTTGAACCTGGAGGTCTCACCCAGCATCcgcccacacagacacagagaggcagactGGGGACAAACATGGAACACAGGAAGAGGGAAATATAACTGACCTCCCAACACTGCCGGTGTGTCTGCAGAGACGTTTGAGTCCAGATGGACTTAAACACGTCCTGATTACAGAAAATCCACAAGAGGGAGAGACAAACttcatgatgatgaaggatTAATGATGAAgagtgaagctttttgtttactcttgtattttgtttttattgacatgGAGGCGGCTGTGAGGGGGCGGAGCTACAACTCATGAATATGGACgagttttcagtttcattccTGCTGATAATTCAAACAAATTAAACCTctgagacacaaaaaaacaacagacgtgGCAACAAGCCAGCTTATTAACACGCCAAcaatctgcgtgtgtgtgtgtgtgtgtgtgtgtgtgtgtgtgtgtgtgtgtgtgctttagtGCCTTTAATTGTGACAAACAGCTGCTGGTTGTTCTCAGCGGAGCGATGCAGTAAtgagttttatttgttgttgttgttttactttATGAGCAAattctttaatgttttgttgcttgttgtGATTTCAGGAGTCGAAGTCGGTGAAAAAGAGACGAAAACAGTTCAGACTATTAAAAGACTGATGAATAACTTTGTTGTGCAGTCGGCTGCAGTCAATCATTTCATTACTTAGAAACTACAGTTcatcaaagtgctttacaatcaAATAGAAACACAGACAAAGTGATGAAGGTCATtcaagaaaaatgaataaaagtgtagaataaaataaataaaaatgggattaaaatattaaaaacacaacagaaataatagatagtgaataaaaacagacaatatttATGTCTcatgatgaaatattaaaggCATAAACATCTGTTTACGTTGCCGTGGCAACATAAATGGCTCCATTAATAAAGAGcatcaaactgaaactgaaccGGTGAGTTTAAAAAGTGAGAATAATCCTGGATTATGTACCTGCTTCACCTCTCTGTGCAgaaatcatcttcatcatcatcaataataGATGATCAGTGAGGTTTCAGTTTCCTGAGCTCGTCTGCAGGGACTCATTACAGAAACATCAATGAGCTTCAATTATTCACTGAGCTGCAGGTTCTGATTTATTCTGCTGGaaaaaccctttaaaaaaaacagaaagattaACTTTATCGACACTGAGCTCACATACGGTgtgaagaggagcaggaggaagattGGAGATTTTATCATGTGACGTCATTTTAATGAAACCAAACAGGAAGTTCAGTCCTCGAGTTTCTGTTGCTTCTTGCAAACCAAAGACGtcactttgtgtttcttcttccaGTGTTTCACTGATTAAATTTGTTTATCTCTCTATTCTATATATCTAACCCTCAATATATCTATATCTCTATAtgtctatatatctatatctctACATCTCTATATCTCTGTCTCTATATGTAAGTGTCTctatctctttgtctttctctctatctctgtgcCTCATCCATCTagatctctttttctttatctgtatCTCTTTCCGTCTCTTTAtatatctctatctctctatttGTATCTTTCTCACACTCGTATgtattgatgaatattttatttctgtcgTTAACACAGACGGTCGACCTGTTGATTCAGTAAAAGTGTCTGAAGAGGAAATTCATCACAACTCGCTCACCTTGTTCATATGTTTAACCTGAgccagcagaagaagaaaacataagGGACTGTTGGTTAtttatgggggggggggggggggggggggggggggggggggggggatgggatGGGGGTTTTTATCTTAACTCAGCAGCTACAGATATTTTTCCTTGAGCTCCCTGAGCCTCCCTCCACCATAAATAACCATATCTTATTATATTCATACCAAAGGTAGATATTattggagaaaatgaaaagcaaaggTTGACATTTTCCAACTATTACGTTTGATAGTGAACTGTGAACTTACTGTGTCTCTCCTATAGTGATGTTACTGCAAAGTTACCTCTGATAATTCAGCTCTGAAACAAAAAGACTTCATCCAACCAATGAAACAGTGACAGTCatcaccaaaacaaactgatCATATCTTCAtcaaaataatcacatcatcacacaaacaaagatGTCGGCCTACAGGCTAAAAGCCATGTTAGCTTCCTAGCTAATAGCTGCCAGCATGGATGGTAATGTTcacaatgttttatgtaaacctgaatgacatcatcagttcTCTGTCGGATCAATCTTCtct contains:
- the LOC121881942 gene encoding vegetative cell wall protein gp1-like isoform X1 produces the protein MFTFYLLMKSSKHSGALGRKRRREEEEKKPNIEESLAGPDPILDQHPSWTSTHPGPDPILDQHPSWTRPHPGPAPILDQTPSWTRPHPGPAPILDQTPSWTSTHPGPAPILDQHPSWTRPHPGPAPILDQHPSWTSSASLPCPEVLDLVPAGVQPHVSL
- the LOC121881942 gene encoding vegetative cell wall protein gp1-like isoform X2; the protein is MFTFYLLMKSSKHSGALGRKRRREEEEKKPNIESLAGPDPILDQHPSWTSTHPGPDPILDQHPSWTRPHPGPAPILDQTPSWTRPHPGPAPILDQTPSWTSTHPGPAPILDQHPSWTRPHPGPAPILDQHPSWTSSASLPCPEVLDLVPAGVQPHVSL
- the LOC121881942 gene encoding vegetative cell wall protein gp1-like isoform X3 → MESLLLDQTPSWTSTHPGPAPILDQTPSWTSTHPGPDPILDQHPSWTRPHPGPDPILVQHPSWTRPHPGPAPILDQHPSWTSTHPGPDPILDQHPSWTSTHPGPALLPCHVLRFWI